The following coding sequences are from one Thermoplasmata archaeon window:
- a CDS encoding 4Fe-4S binding protein, with the protein MPSKKTLHIESSGQLCIYCGACVGVCPLNCIYLDETRITFDEKICTRCEICVKACPVGAIEID; encoded by the coding sequence GTGCCGAGCAAGAAGACGCTCCATATCGAGTCAAGCGGGCAGCTATGCATCTACTGCGGCGCCTGCGTCGGGGTCTGCCCGCTCAACTGCATTTACCTCGATGAGACCCGCATCACGTTCGATGAGAAGATCTGCACTCGCTGCGAGATTTGCGTGAAGGCGTGCCCCGTCGGAGCGATCGAGATCGACTGA